A genomic region of Peromyscus eremicus chromosome 19, PerEre_H2_v1, whole genome shotgun sequence contains the following coding sequences:
- the Mzb1 gene encoding marginal zone B- and B1-cell-specific protein: MRLPLPLLLLFGVKAILGSLADKPFLSATAPVLDDEEKFASYIPAHLRCDACRAVAYQMGQHLAKAEAKSHAPDSSGLQELSESIYTDVLDQTCSQNWQSYGVQEVNQMKRLMGPGLSEGTEPSISVMITGGPWPNRLSMTCFQYLGDFGEDQIYEAYRQGHETLEALLCGGTQGSCSQENRVPREEL; this comes from the exons ATGAGGCTGCCCCtgccattgctgctgctgtttggggTCAAGGCTATCCTGGGAAGCCTTGCAGATAAGCCTTTTCTCTCAGCTACGGCTCCAGTGTTGGATGATGAAGAGAAGTTCGCATCTTACATACCTGCTCACCTGCGCTGTGATGCCTGCCGGGCTGTGgcctaccaa ATGGGGCAACATCTGGCAAAAGCAGAGGCTAAATCTCATGCTCCAGACTCCAGTGGACTGCAGGAGCTGAGTGAGTCGATCTACACGGATGTCCTGGACCAGACCTGCTCTCAGAACTGGCAGTC CTATGGAGTCCAAGAAGTCAACCAGATGAAACGTCTCATGGGCCCAGGACTTAGTGAGGGGACAGAGCCAAGCATCAGCGTGATGATTACTGGGGGTCCCTGGCCCAATAG GCTCTCCATGACATGTTTCCAGTACCTGGGAGATTTTGGAGAAGACCAGATCTACGAAGCCTACCGCCAAGGTCACGAGACTCTGGAGGCATTGCTGTGTGGGGGCACTCAGGGGTCTTGCTCACAGGAGAACCGGGTCCCAAGAGAAGAGCTTTAG
- the Prob1 gene encoding proline-rich basic protein 1: MLTALAPPALPGLSRRLPAPARRQDSSSSSGSYHTAPGSPEPPDVGPDAEGRGTWLWVAPGRGAGAQPVLSVSAQNSRQHHGSGSGFPRGPGSSGPQPPRPQLRMLPSGEMEVIFGAGPLFSRSDADDLEEQPPMAPAFSSALLPRSASPVSVSPQPQAPDGGSRWATYLELPPRGPSPAVSGQYECVEVALEERPAPVRPRTVPKRQIELRPRPRSPSQDSRAPHPRLLLRTGSLDESLSRLQAAAGIVQTALARKLGSSVPAPSNVTFRSTGKPEPTTDPQETARSTRVVPEEAKSRPPRAHDGSAPARAPRPWPSLRERAIRRDKPAPGTEPLGPVSSSIFLQSEEKIQQAHEQESKTQFPRETPGRTVPRARSPPFHSRSSRVVPSKVVRPRSPSPPRQAPNGAGRGPRCPSPQNRSQPHRTVWRMNNLSFPETSSEWENRDAAVEEVVSRRSPSPPPLSPWTQGVARVGNPCPETPSQWRVRHWIDGDATGLSRDRSLPALLPRESPGHPIETNSPSPRETRGPSVQGSSTALCQEAMNGVTQELEPPTPSAPGTPELTEAQCLLTLENEDSAFRGRQPSPVMDTLEPPGSHLTSILDDDVCPEALVSGEAASGRPRVTIPRPRDVRKMVKTTYAPSFPAGTPGSGLPAPPADACGEAGDASKAHELPALESPAPAHYTSIFLKDFLPVVPHPYESPEPSLHATSKDVSHSSGVPRRRAENSTAKPFARSEIRLPGALALSRRREITPGVQGRGAGGEDRDAEAQRLVPDHEGRSSPLGGAPTQRSPLGSAETRPPRPGSPQACPRSSLGAAPELETPLVAPAAAVQAPLPREPQATAAARTPAPLPRAASAPPTDRLPPASSQGMRRLPGTAPPGKVLVDPESGRYYFVEAPRQPRLRLLFDPESGQYVEVLLPPSPSLSRPPRPAYAPLALGPGLYPPAYGPIPGSPLSPPSPNLPALGSLQLPWAPEAGPLEGMYYMPLSGTPSPAPPMLFCAPPSNSGPIQSSKGSVFPL; encoded by the coding sequence ATGCTGACAGCGCTCGCCCCGCCAGCCCTTCCTGGGCTCTCAAGGCGGCTGCCTGCCCCTGCACGGCGTCAGGATTCGTCCAGTTCGTCCGGCTCGTACCACACAGCTCCGGGTTCTCCGGAGCCCCCGGACGTTGGGCCGGACGCAGAAGGCCGGGGGACTTGGCTCTGGGTGGCCCCTGGGCGGGGGGCGGGCGCGCAGCCTGTCCTGTCCGTCAGCGCCCAGAATAGCCGCCAGCATCACGGCTCCGGCTCGGGTTTCCCGCGAGGCCCGGGCTCCTCCGGCCCGCAGCCGCCCCGGCCCCAGCTGCGCATGCTGCCGTCGGGGGAGATGGAAGTCATCTTCGGCGCGGGGCCTCTGTTCAGCCGCTCGGACGCGGACGATCTGGAGGAACAACCGCCCATGGCGCCCGCCTTCAGCAGTGCCCTGCTGCCCCGGTCAGCGTCGCCTGTGTCAGTGTCGCCGCAGCCGCAGGCCCCCGACGGGGGCTCTCGCTGGGCCACCTACCTGGAGCTGCCGCCCCGCGGGCCCAGTCCTGCCGTCTCAGGCCAGTACGAGTGTGTGGAGGTGGCCCTGGAGGAGCGCCCCGCGCCCGTTAGACCCCGCACGGTACCCAAGCGTCAGATCGAGCTGCGTCCGCGGCCTCGGAGTCCCTCGCAGGACAGTCGCGCGCCGCATCCCCGACTGCTCCTGCGCACCGGCTCCCTGGACGAGTCTCTGAGCCGCTTGCAGGCCGCCGCGGGCATCGTGCAGACGGCGCTGGCCAGAAAACTGGGCTCTTCCGTCCCGGCCCCCAGCAATGTCACTTTTAGGTCCACCGGGAAGCCAGAACCCACGACGGACCCCCAGGAAACGGCACGCAGCACTCGCGTGGTCCCGGAAGAGGCCAAGTCTCGGCCACCCCGCGCCCACGATGGTTCTGCCCCCGCCAGAGCCCCGCGGCCTTGGCCCAGCCTCAGAGAGCGAGCGATTCGGCGGGACAAGCCGGCGCCCGGGACCGAACCGCTGGGTCCAGTTAGTTCCAGCATCTTTCTGCAGTCAGAGGAGAAAATTCAGCAGGCTCACGAACAGGAATCTAAGACCCAGTTTCCTCGTGAGACTCCCGGTCGAACCGTACCGAGGGCACGGAGTCCTCCCTTCCATTCTAGAAGCTCCCGGGTGGTTCCCAGTAAGGTTGTGAGGCCTAGGAGCCCATCCCCTCCGCGGCAGGCTCCAAACGGGGCGGGGCGGGGTCCCCGCTGCCCGTCCCCCCAGAACCGGTCACAACCTCATAGGACTGTTTGGAGAATGAATAATCTGTCCTTCCCTGAAACATCATCTGAGTGGGAAAATCGGGATGCGGCCGTCGAGGAAGTCGTCAGCAGAAGGAGCCCTTCCCCTCCACCTCTTTCCCCATGGACTCAGGGTGTCGCTAGAGTTGGGAATCCGTGTCCCGAAACTCCTTCTCAGTGGAGGGTGCGGCATTGGATAGACGGAGATGCAACAGGGCTGAGTAGGGACAGATCTCTGCCAGCCCTGCTCCCACGGGAGTCACCTGGTCATCCTATTGAAACGAACAGCCCATCGCCCCGAGAGACACGGGGTCCTAGTGTGCAGGGCTCATCCACGGCGTTGTGTCAGGAAGCTATGAATGGTGTAACTCAGGAGCTGGAGCCGCCTACACCATCAGCACCCGGgaccccagaactcacagaggcGCAGTGTCTGCTCACCCTGGAAAATGAGGATAGTGCCTTCAGAGGCAGGCAGCCGTCTCCAGTTATGGATACTCTGGAACCGCCCGGAAGTCATCTCACAAGCATCCTGGACGACGATGTGTGCCCAGAGGCCTTGGTCTCCGGAGAAGCGGCTTCCGGGCGTCCGCGCGTGACCATTCCGCGGCCGCGAGACGTGCGCAAGATGGTTAAGACCACTTACGCGCCAAGCTTCCCTGCGGGAACCCCAGGCTCCGGGCTTCCCGCGCCTCCTGCTGACGCCTGCGGGGAGGCGGGCGATGCATCCAAAGCGCACGAGCTCCCGGCGCTGGAGTCGCCCGCGCCGGCTCATTACACTTCCATCTTTCTCAAGGACTTCCTGCCGGTAGTACCTCACCCCTACGAGTCTCCAGAGCCTTCACTCCACGCAACCTCTAAGGATGTCTCCCACTCCAGCGGGGTCCCGAGGCGGAGGGCAGAGAACAGCACCGCGAAGCCTTTCGCGCGCAGTGAGATCCGCTTGCCTGGCGCTCTAGCCTTGAGCCGTCGTCGGGAGATAACCCCGGGTGTCCAAGGACGCGGTGCTGGGGGAGAAGACCGCGATGCTGAGGCCCAGCGCCTGGTCCCGGACCACGAGGGTCGGAGCAGCCCCTTAGGAGGCGCTCCAACCCAGAGGTCTCCTTTAGGGTCAGCAGAGACCCGACCTCCTCGCCCCGGCTCCCCGCAGGCATGTCCCAGATCGAGCCTTGGGGCGGCACCCGAATTGGAGACACCCCTTGTGGCTCCTGCAGCTGCGGTCCAGGCGCCCCTCCCGCGGGAGCCTCAGGCGACGGCGGCGGCCAGGACCCCTGCACCGCTCCCGCGGGCTGCCTCTGCGCCTCCCACGGACCGGCTCCCTCCTGCATCCTCCCAGGGCATGCGGAGGCTTCCAGGAACCGCGCCGCCGGGGAAGGTCCTCGTAGACCCGGAGAGCGGTCGCTATTACTTTGTGGAGGCTCCGCGGCAGCCGAGGCTGCGGCTACTCTTCGATCCCGAGAGCGGGCAGTACGTGGAAGTGCTGCTGCCGCCCTCGCCCTCTCTCTCCCGGCCGCCACGACCGGCCTATGCCCCGCTGGCCCTAGGGCCCGGCCTCTACCCGCCGGCCTATGGGCCAATCCCTGGCTCACCACTGTCGCCCCCGTCCCCCAACCTGCCGGCCCTCGGCAGTCTCCAGCTACCCTGGGCCCCTGAGGCTGGGCCCCTGGAGGGGATGTACTACATGCCCCTGAGCGGGACCCCCAGTCCGGCTCCACCGATGCTCTTCTGTGCCCCGCCCTCCAATTCCGGTCCCATCCAGTCCAGCAAGGGTTCCGTGTTTCCTTTGTGA